From a region of the Aeoliella mucimassa genome:
- a CDS encoding flotillin family protein has product MTSHLSIVPTLAAFSLNDVPTFAWVFAGFLLVMALIVFLASLTKMFYKRCSSNQVLVVYGARTGGEGRTAKTVHGGGSFVLPVIQSYEYLSLEPIQIEIPLRGALSIENIRVNVPSVFTVAVGTEQTVMNNAAVRLLGLSTQEIRQQAEEIIFGQLRQVIASMKIEDINRDRDTFLQHIQGSVEPELKKIGLVLINVNITDITDESGYIDAIGQKAASEAIQQARGDVADEQRKGEIRVANAEREKDVEVANAQKFREIGTREALREQSVRIAELEKEQTVGERTAEFQREVQVKQAEQEKRIAVADANATAVDGENIAEAKVAQSQATLLVERAEAYERGESKKRQAEAAVIEVQNRAMAKAAMAEAERVEAEKRAELEAPAKAEKARKVVEAEKRRLEAEGEAAAIYAKLEAEARGQYEILAKKGEGLKQIVAACGGAKEAFQLMMLEHLDNLAEASAKAISNIKFDKVVVWENGGGKDGRSSTADFLHSMAGTLPPMLQVMKDIGGVEIPDSLAKLAGESSDTFDEPVMKVSTNGKAPKAETTSSTAVLEEDEDDDQQSTSRL; this is encoded by the coding sequence ATGACAAGTCATCTAAGTATTGTGCCAACGCTGGCCGCCTTCTCGTTAAACGATGTACCCACGTTTGCCTGGGTGTTTGCCGGATTCCTCCTGGTCATGGCGTTGATCGTGTTTCTCGCCAGCCTGACCAAGATGTTCTACAAACGCTGTAGCAGTAATCAGGTGCTGGTGGTCTACGGTGCCAGGACCGGCGGCGAAGGTCGCACCGCGAAAACCGTGCATGGTGGTGGTTCATTCGTGCTACCGGTGATCCAGTCGTACGAGTACTTGAGCCTGGAACCGATTCAGATCGAGATTCCCCTGCGTGGGGCTCTTTCGATCGAGAACATTCGCGTCAATGTGCCGAGCGTGTTTACCGTGGCAGTCGGCACCGAACAAACCGTGATGAACAACGCAGCGGTGCGTTTGCTGGGACTTTCGACCCAAGAGATTCGTCAGCAGGCCGAGGAAATCATCTTCGGGCAGCTCCGCCAAGTGATTGCTTCGATGAAAATCGAGGATATCAATCGCGACCGCGATACCTTCCTGCAGCATATCCAGGGATCGGTGGAACCGGAACTCAAGAAGATCGGCTTGGTGCTCATTAACGTGAATATCACCGACATCACCGACGAGTCGGGCTACATCGACGCGATCGGGCAGAAGGCCGCTAGCGAAGCCATTCAACAAGCACGTGGCGACGTGGCCGACGAGCAGCGCAAAGGTGAAATCCGTGTGGCTAACGCCGAACGCGAAAAGGACGTGGAAGTCGCCAACGCCCAAAAGTTCCGCGAGATCGGTACCCGCGAAGCGTTGCGTGAGCAATCGGTTCGCATCGCCGAACTCGAGAAGGAACAAACCGTCGGCGAACGCACCGCGGAGTTCCAGCGCGAAGTCCAAGTGAAACAGGCCGAGCAAGAAAAGCGTATTGCGGTAGCCGACGCGAATGCCACCGCAGTGGATGGCGAAAACATCGCCGAGGCCAAGGTCGCCCAATCGCAAGCCACCCTGCTGGTAGAAAGGGCCGAAGCCTACGAACGCGGCGAATCGAAAAAGCGACAAGCCGAAGCAGCGGTGATTGAAGTTCAGAACCGCGCAATGGCAAAGGCCGCCATGGCCGAGGCCGAACGTGTGGAAGCCGAGAAGCGGGCGGAGCTCGAAGCTCCTGCCAAGGCGGAGAAAGCTCGCAAGGTGGTAGAAGCCGAGAAACGACGACTCGAAGCCGAAGGTGAAGCGGCCGCGATCTACGCGAAGCTCGAAGCCGAAGCCCGAGGTCAGTACGAGATCCTGGCCAAGAAGGGCGAAGGCCTGAAGCAGATCGTCGCGGCTTGCGGCGGCGCCAAAGAGGCCTTCCAGTTGATGATGCTCGAACACCTCGACAACCTGGCCGAGGCCAGCGCCAAGGCAATTTCGAACATCAAGTTCGACAAGGTTGTGGTCTGGGAAAACGGTGGCGGCAAAGATGGCCGCAGCAGCACGGCCGACTTCCTGCACAGCATGGCTGGCACGTTACCACCAATGCTACAAGTGATGAAGGACATCGGGGGTGTCGAGATCCCCGATTCACTGGCCAAACTTGCGGGAGAATCGAGCGATACGTTCGACGAGCCCGTCATGAAAGTTTCGACCAATGGCAAAGCTCCAAAAGCGGAGACCACGAGTTCGACCGCGGTGCTGGAAGAGGACGAGGACGACGACCAGCAGTCAACGTCTCGCCTGTAG
- a CDS encoding IS5 family transposase produces the protein MATKEKRTYKVTNWKEYNKSLIERGNITIWFSDEALENWEHPNDQTKVGRPFVFSDTAIECLLTIRELLKLPYRQTEGFGRSLVAMLGVEAAIPNYSSLAKRASKLNVSLDIANKRGDIDIVVDSTGMKVFGEGEWKMRTHGKSKRRTWRKLHLSVNPDTREIVAEILTENSCHDADAVPEMLEQVEQPVKKFHGDGSYDKWKVYEGLESEGIEPVIPPQHNAKIKQHGNSAEEPLPRDEAIRQIRRKGRRSWKEEVGYHRRSLAETTMYRVKQSFGSHLKNRVFENQQTEARLRCKIINQFTQLGLPQFEWS, from the coding sequence ATGGCTACGAAAGAAAAACGAACCTACAAAGTCACGAACTGGAAGGAGTATAACAAGTCGCTCATCGAGCGTGGAAACATCACTATTTGGTTTAGCGACGAGGCGTTGGAGAACTGGGAACATCCTAACGACCAGACAAAAGTCGGTCGCCCTTTTGTCTTCAGCGATACGGCGATCGAGTGCTTGCTGACGATTCGCGAACTGCTGAAACTTCCCTATCGGCAGACTGAGGGATTCGGCCGCTCGCTGGTGGCGATGTTGGGCGTCGAGGCAGCGATTCCCAATTATTCTTCGCTCGCCAAGCGAGCCAGCAAGCTGAATGTTTCGCTCGATATCGCTAACAAGAGGGGCGACATCGATATCGTGGTGGATAGCACCGGCATGAAAGTGTTTGGCGAGGGCGAATGGAAGATGCGGACGCATGGCAAGTCGAAGCGGCGGACATGGCGGAAGCTGCATTTGTCGGTGAATCCTGACACCCGCGAGATTGTGGCGGAGATTTTGACCGAGAACAGTTGCCACGATGCCGATGCGGTTCCCGAAATGCTGGAGCAGGTGGAGCAGCCCGTAAAAAAGTTTCACGGCGACGGTAGTTACGACAAGTGGAAGGTTTATGAAGGGCTGGAATCCGAAGGCATTGAGCCGGTGATTCCGCCGCAGCACAACGCCAAGATCAAACAACATGGCAACTCTGCGGAGGAGCCTTTGCCCCGGGACGAGGCAATTCGTCAGATTCGACGCAAGGGGCGTAGGAGTTGGAAAGAGGAAGTGGGCTATCATCGTAGAAGCTTGGCGGAAACGACCATGTACCGAGTGAAACAAAGCTTTGGGAGCCATCTCAAAAACCGAGTATTCGAAAACCAACAAACGGAAGCCCGCTTGCGCTGTAAAATCATCAATCAATTCACCCAACTCGGGCTTCCACAGTTCGAGTGGAGTTAG
- a CDS encoding TIGR03545 family protein, with the protein MRFLRFSYIIPRVIFLIALLLLTEVGSGYLLRWGIVSTGESSIGAKVDVESVKASLLDTRVLMQNIAIANPKSPMRNLVEADRVEIDLNTNALLRKKVIADYAVISGLAFDTERTTSGELPATPEELEQQAAESWLAPMAKEAGGAWLTQLESRLTTDLEQQFESVRLAEELGQRWPQKYKDLEAKAKSIKADAKQLEQDVRTAKQNPLRHVDFLAQVPQRLKAMEQSIRQLKNEIALLPDQLAKDREAVAAAREHDEQLIRQQLKLDEIDSQQLTEYLLGNSISDPLYQTIAWVKWARTMVPPRGHKTVESTATRGEDVLFAGVEHLPNVLLKAARIDGTARISGQPVELVGMVRDWTNQPELHTKPTTVEFKTKGGLPLSVVATFDRTDEVPRDEVVCSTSDLLLPAQAFGKTGKLQLALEPSRANISLAFHLEGDNLDGQVEIVQTGLQLTPTIAVGRLSDQLQSSLASNLSGVNSATTTVSLTGTLDDPSAKLDSTLGTALASAFKKSATDLVAGERDRLVAQARQKTDAQMAKINGQFAEFQAKVTSELDGPRQIVNNLLGTGSDTQVGRSPFGQLFK; encoded by the coding sequence ATGCGATTCTTGCGATTCAGCTATATCATTCCACGCGTCATCTTCCTGATTGCCCTTCTGTTACTCACCGAAGTTGGCAGCGGGTACCTGTTGCGCTGGGGAATCGTTAGCACTGGCGAAAGCTCTATCGGCGCGAAAGTCGACGTCGAATCCGTCAAGGCGTCGCTGCTGGATACACGGGTGCTGATGCAGAACATAGCGATCGCGAATCCCAAATCGCCGATGCGAAATCTGGTGGAAGCCGACCGCGTGGAAATCGACCTGAACACCAACGCCTTGCTGCGGAAGAAGGTAATCGCCGACTACGCAGTGATTAGCGGGCTGGCGTTCGATACCGAGCGTACCACCTCGGGCGAGTTGCCCGCTACACCTGAGGAACTCGAACAGCAGGCAGCCGAATCGTGGCTGGCTCCGATGGCCAAAGAGGCTGGTGGGGCGTGGCTGACGCAGCTCGAATCGCGGCTCACAACCGACCTGGAACAGCAATTCGAATCGGTTCGCTTGGCCGAAGAACTCGGCCAGCGGTGGCCGCAGAAGTACAAGGACCTCGAAGCCAAGGCGAAGAGCATCAAGGCCGATGCCAAGCAGCTGGAGCAAGACGTCCGCACCGCCAAGCAAAATCCGCTCCGGCACGTGGATTTCTTGGCCCAGGTGCCGCAACGCTTGAAAGCGATGGAACAGTCGATTCGTCAACTGAAGAACGAAATTGCCTTGCTTCCCGACCAGTTGGCCAAAGACCGCGAAGCAGTAGCCGCTGCCCGCGAACACGATGAGCAGCTGATTCGCCAACAACTGAAGCTCGACGAGATTGACTCGCAGCAGCTTACCGAATACCTGCTCGGCAATAGCATTTCCGATCCGCTATACCAGACAATTGCCTGGGTGAAATGGGCTCGCACTATGGTGCCGCCACGGGGACACAAGACCGTGGAATCGACCGCCACGCGCGGCGAGGACGTGCTGTTCGCGGGAGTCGAACACTTGCCAAACGTGCTGTTGAAGGCAGCTCGCATCGACGGCACCGCTCGCATTTCGGGACAACCAGTCGAGCTGGTCGGTATGGTTCGCGACTGGACCAACCAACCGGAGTTGCACACCAAACCCACGACCGTGGAATTCAAGACCAAGGGTGGCTTGCCGCTTTCGGTGGTCGCCACGTTTGATCGCACCGACGAAGTACCTCGCGACGAAGTGGTCTGCTCCACCAGCGATCTGCTGCTCCCAGCCCAAGCGTTCGGCAAAACCGGCAAACTGCAGTTGGCCCTCGAACCCTCGCGGGCGAATATCTCCCTCGCGTTCCACTTGGAAGGCGACAACCTGGATGGCCAGGTCGAGATCGTGCAAACCGGCTTGCAGCTTACTCCCACCATTGCTGTGGGACGACTGAGCGACCAGTTGCAATCGTCGCTCGCAAGCAACCTGTCGGGCGTGAACTCGGCCACGACTACGGTCAGCCTTACCGGAACGCTCGACGATCCGAGTGCTAAGCTCGACTCGACTCTCGGCACCGCACTGGCTTCGGCTTTCAAGAAGAGTGCGACCGACCTGGTAGCAGGCGAACGCGATCGCCTGGTGGCTCAAGCCCGCCAGAAGACCGACGCCCAGATGGCCAAAATCAATGGCCAATTCGCTGAGTTTCAAGCAAAGGTCACTAGCGAGCTCGATGGTCCACGACAAATCGTGAACAATCTGCTCGGCACTGGCAGCGACACGCAAGTTGGCCGTTCGCCATTCGGGCAGCTGTTTAAGTAA
- the mch gene encoding methenyltetrahydromethanopterin cyclohydrolase, which produces MANLQLNHRAWVLCESLVDQAVDLRIHVWQSDDRRIFDLGVQAPGGLEAGRRMAGIAMSGLGEVSLAIDPRTGGPAVVVRTDQPVAACMASQYAGWAIAGDEFFAMGSGPMRASAAREDLFDQIGYHEQSDVAVGLLESDTLPPSDVCHDIASKCGVDPKHLSLLVAPTNSQAGNLQVVARSVETALHKLHELNFDISRIKSGWGSAPLPPVAKNSLAGIGRTNDAILYGGHVVLYVRGDQASIDSIGPKTPSNSSKDHGRPFAELFAEYDNDFYKIDSHLFSPGVVEFVNLDTGVARRFGEYAPDVLDKSFTH; this is translated from the coding sequence ATGGCAAATCTGCAATTGAACCATCGTGCCTGGGTGTTGTGCGAGTCGCTGGTCGACCAAGCGGTCGACTTGCGCATTCATGTATGGCAGTCGGACGATCGGCGCATCTTCGACCTGGGCGTGCAAGCGCCCGGTGGGCTCGAGGCGGGGCGTCGGATGGCCGGGATCGCCATGTCGGGGCTTGGCGAAGTCTCTCTGGCGATCGACCCGCGAACCGGCGGGCCGGCTGTCGTTGTGCGAACCGATCAACCGGTAGCCGCCTGCATGGCTTCGCAGTACGCCGGATGGGCGATCGCCGGCGACGAGTTTTTCGCCATGGGCTCAGGTCCGATGCGGGCCTCGGCCGCGCGAGAGGATTTGTTCGATCAGATAGGCTATCACGAACAATCGGACGTCGCAGTCGGGTTGCTTGAGAGCGACACCTTGCCCCCCAGCGACGTGTGTCACGACATCGCCAGCAAATGCGGCGTCGATCCAAAACACCTGTCGCTGCTGGTCGCTCCCACGAATAGCCAAGCAGGCAACCTTCAAGTGGTTGCACGAAGCGTCGAAACAGCGTTGCATAAGTTGCACGAACTCAACTTCGACATCTCCCGCATCAAAAGCGGATGGGGCTCTGCCCCGTTGCCGCCGGTTGCCAAGAATTCGCTGGCCGGCATCGGACGCACGAACGACGCTATCCTGTACGGTGGCCACGTGGTGCTGTACGTGCGAGGCGACCAGGCGAGCATCGATAGCATCGGGCCGAAGACTCCCTCCAACAGCTCGAAAGATCATGGACGACCTTTCGCCGAGTTGTTTGCCGAGTACGACAACGACTTCTACAAGATCGATAGTCACCTCTTCAGCCCTGGGGTGGTGGAGTTCGTGAACCTCGACACCGGCGTCGCCCGTCGCTTTGGCGAGTACGCTCCCGACGTCTTGGACAAGTCGTTTACCCATTAG
- a CDS encoding TIGR03546 family protein, whose protein sequence is MLSLLLHPVRQLFNALAGNETPRQMALGFTLGMILGMVPKGNLIAVVLLFVLCALRVNKAAGMMAAALFSAISPLCDPLSHKIGLKLLGQPGLQESFAWLYNQPLGPLLGFNNTVTIGSLLLAIYISYPCYYGSLKFFERFGPPIARWIARYKLARVLTGAQFAARYQG, encoded by the coding sequence ATGCTTTCGCTTTTGCTTCATCCTGTTCGTCAACTGTTCAATGCACTGGCGGGCAACGAAACTCCTCGGCAGATGGCTCTCGGCTTCACGCTGGGCATGATCCTCGGCATGGTGCCTAAGGGCAACCTGATCGCTGTTGTGCTCTTGTTTGTGCTTTGCGCGTTGCGAGTGAATAAGGCAGCCGGCATGATGGCCGCGGCACTGTTCTCGGCGATCTCGCCGCTGTGCGATCCGCTCTCGCACAAAATTGGCCTCAAACTGCTCGGCCAGCCTGGCCTGCAAGAGTCGTTCGCTTGGCTCTACAACCAGCCGCTCGGCCCACTGCTTGGTTTCAACAACACCGTGACGATTGGTTCGCTGCTACTGGCGATCTACATCAGCTACCCCTGCTACTACGGCAGTCTTAAGTTCTTCGAACGCTTTGGGCCACCGATTGCTCGCTGGATTGCTCGCTACAAACTCGCGCGAGTGCTTACCGGTGCACAATTTGCCGCACGCTACCAGGGCTAA
- a CDS encoding cytochrome c3 family protein — translation MKRRIAKQGIALWLVITALVAVVLVGAVAFDYVATEPDDALAVASYVGRGQCIDCHQAEYDDFHGSDHDRAMELATEDAVVGDFNNTEFERFGQVTRFFRKGDEYWVNAEGPDGENHDYLIKYTFGIRPLQQYMVEFPDGRVQVLRVSWDTVKNEWFYVPPPDATDERLLPDDPTHWTGIAQNWNTTCAICHSTNLQKNYDVETDTYHTTFSEIDVSCEACHGPGSLHVKLANSNSLFWDRKHGYGLAKLKSLDPTPQLNTCAPCHSRRSEVHPDFRPPEAVDNYYDVSLIHEGLYHADGQILDEVYVYGSFLQSRMYREGIRCSDCHNPHSLKTKFEGNALCAQCHVPAKYDTPTHHHHEVGTLGASCVECHMPETKYMVVDPRRDHSIRVPRPDLTVSLGTPNACNRCHTKVEESAQWAADKVLEWYGPNRPDDPHWAVALAAARQGDPEKEEEILAALDRKTTPEIIKATIYEMLSLYHTPESNEAVDEAIDSPVPKIRQAAIGSVEINSVDEAVKRIGPRLSDSSRIVRIAAARRLLEIPPEMLGNKAAEEFPEAVEEYRQQLLLSSERAGAHQQLAQLARREGKQKKAEQELRLAIRLEPYLSSLRSELALLLSDAGGDQAEINRLRREEIELLKRDAEMLPDNGSIYYRQGVLLYQLGDLVEAEAPSNTAVELEPRVYQYSLWLATLQYELYRRGDEKAYDRALKSVEHLNELDPRRGDAMGLLQALKQLRKQRIQATDKPAE, via the coding sequence ATGAAGCGACGTATAGCAAAGCAGGGCATCGCCCTCTGGTTGGTGATAACTGCCCTGGTTGCCGTGGTACTGGTGGGTGCTGTTGCATTCGATTACGTCGCGACCGAACCAGACGACGCGCTGGCCGTGGCCTCCTACGTGGGCCGCGGTCAGTGTATCGATTGCCATCAGGCTGAATACGACGATTTCCATGGATCGGATCACGATCGCGCGATGGAGCTTGCCACCGAAGACGCGGTGGTAGGCGACTTCAACAACACGGAGTTCGAACGTTTTGGCCAGGTCACCCGTTTCTTTCGCAAGGGTGATGAGTACTGGGTAAATGCCGAAGGCCCCGATGGGGAGAATCACGACTACCTTATCAAATACACGTTTGGCATTCGTCCTCTGCAGCAATACATGGTGGAGTTTCCTGATGGTCGAGTGCAGGTGCTCCGCGTCAGCTGGGACACCGTGAAGAACGAGTGGTTCTACGTTCCTCCTCCAGATGCCACCGATGAACGCTTGCTACCGGATGATCCCACTCACTGGACTGGCATCGCGCAAAACTGGAATACGACTTGTGCAATCTGCCACTCGACCAACTTGCAGAAGAACTACGATGTCGAGACCGATACCTATCACACCACGTTTTCCGAAATCGACGTGAGCTGCGAGGCCTGTCATGGTCCTGGTAGCCTGCATGTGAAACTGGCGAATAGCAACTCGCTGTTCTGGGATCGCAAACATGGCTACGGGCTGGCGAAGCTCAAGTCGCTCGATCCCACCCCGCAGCTCAACACCTGTGCTCCGTGCCATTCGCGTCGATCCGAGGTGCACCCCGACTTCCGCCCTCCTGAAGCGGTCGACAACTATTACGACGTCTCGCTGATTCACGAAGGGCTGTACCACGCGGACGGTCAGATCCTGGACGAAGTGTACGTATATGGCTCGTTCCTGCAGAGTCGTATGTACCGCGAGGGCATCCGCTGCAGCGACTGCCACAACCCTCACTCGCTGAAAACAAAGTTCGAAGGCAACGCGTTGTGCGCGCAGTGCCATGTACCAGCGAAGTACGACACACCAACGCACCACCATCACGAAGTCGGCACTTTAGGAGCCTCGTGCGTGGAATGCCATATGCCCGAGACCAAGTACATGGTGGTCGACCCGCGTCGCGACCATAGCATTCGTGTCCCGCGCCCCGATCTGACCGTGTCGCTGGGCACGCCGAACGCCTGCAACCGTTGCCATACCAAAGTAGAAGAATCCGCCCAATGGGCAGCCGACAAGGTGCTGGAGTGGTATGGCCCGAATCGCCCTGACGATCCACATTGGGCGGTCGCTCTGGCCGCGGCACGCCAGGGAGATCCCGAAAAGGAAGAAGAGATTCTCGCAGCACTCGATCGCAAGACGACTCCCGAGATCATCAAAGCGACCATCTACGAAATGCTGTCGCTTTACCATACTCCCGAGTCGAACGAAGCGGTCGACGAAGCCATCGACTCGCCGGTGCCCAAGATTCGTCAGGCAGCGATCGGTTCGGTGGAAATCAACTCGGTCGACGAAGCGGTGAAACGCATTGGCCCACGACTCTCCGATTCGTCCCGCATCGTGCGGATCGCAGCCGCTCGGCGCCTGTTGGAGATTCCGCCCGAGATGCTGGGCAACAAAGCTGCTGAGGAGTTCCCCGAAGCGGTCGAAGAGTATCGCCAACAGTTGCTACTCTCCAGCGAACGAGCCGGCGCCCATCAGCAGCTGGCCCAACTGGCTCGCCGCGAAGGCAAGCAGAAAAAGGCCGAACAGGAACTTCGCTTGGCGATTCGGCTAGAACCCTACCTGAGCAGCCTGCGAAGTGAGCTGGCGCTGTTGCTCTCCGACGCCGGAGGCGACCAGGCGGAGATCAATCGCTTGCGTCGCGAAGAGATCGAATTGCTGAAACGCGATGCCGAGATGCTGCCCGACAATGGTTCGATTTATTACCGTCAGGGCGTGCTGCTGTATCAGCTCGGCGACCTGGTGGAAGCCGAAGCCCCGTCGAACACCGCGGTGGAACTCGAGCCTCGCGTGTATCAGTACTCGCTCTGGTTGGCGACCCTGCAGTATGAGCTCTACCGGCGAGGCGATGAAAAGGCCTACGACCGGGCACTGAAGAGCGTCGAGCACCTAAACGAACTCGATCCGCGTCGCGGAGATGCGATGGGGTTGCTGCAAGCCCTTAAGCAACTACGAAAGCAGCGCATCCAAGCGACCGACAAGCCTGCCGAATAG
- a CDS encoding alkaline phosphatase D family protein, with amino-acid sequence MTLLACLALLTLPAIGDEPVRTTAPEIAISLSMAHRGSAAIDQQLLESYGAPSDEVQQFYQAATEAFRADPTSNFANNISVAQSAEHFGRRLTGGPMLGDVRTDGAQVWLRTTKPASVRVRVVDPSGEEKDRWFGPCASSEESGLAVRVVLDGLTADTSYAYDIEIDGENVTLETPAHFTTLRETSGITRIAFGSCFHKAGLHNPHLLGQVAARENRAMILLGDLAVDDRNNQIGLHCSDYLLRDLSPGWQPFAACMPLYASWDDHDYFDNDRSGIPSGYSAADVAAVRRVWTENWNNPSYGEADSGIYFHTRIGPVDLIMLDTRSLRKAKPKLENAYLGDQQTAWLKSELKQCQGPFTIISSGTMWSNQVSNGKDSWGVWDPNGREALFQLIEQLQVPGVLLLSGDRHGARGMQIARPSGYTFYEFEPASLGGMTGPAAWGNDRTQQWFGHTNIKAFGEFTFDTRPADPTVTFRLVDEQGEVREELTLTQSQLTAGPKDQAP; translated from the coding sequence ATGACCTTACTTGCGTGTCTGGCATTGCTCACCTTGCCGGCCATCGGCGACGAGCCTGTACGCACCACCGCGCCGGAGATAGCGATCTCGCTTTCCATGGCACACCGTGGCTCTGCAGCCATCGACCAACAACTGCTCGAAAGTTACGGAGCACCTTCCGACGAGGTGCAGCAATTCTATCAGGCCGCCACCGAGGCATTTCGAGCGGACCCCACGAGCAACTTCGCCAACAACATTTCGGTGGCTCAATCCGCCGAGCATTTTGGTCGGCGACTAACTGGTGGCCCCATGCTTGGCGATGTACGAACTGACGGCGCCCAAGTGTGGCTGCGAACTACCAAGCCAGCGAGTGTGCGGGTGCGGGTAGTCGATCCCTCGGGAGAGGAAAAAGACCGGTGGTTCGGACCTTGTGCTAGCTCTGAGGAGTCCGGGCTTGCAGTTCGTGTAGTGCTCGATGGCCTCACGGCCGATACTTCGTACGCCTACGACATAGAAATCGACGGCGAGAACGTGACGCTGGAGACTCCAGCACACTTCACCACCTTGCGCGAGACATCAGGCATCACTCGAATCGCTTTCGGTTCGTGCTTTCACAAAGCGGGGCTTCATAACCCACACCTGCTGGGGCAAGTGGCTGCTCGCGAGAACCGGGCGATGATTCTGCTCGGTGACCTTGCGGTGGACGATCGCAACAATCAGATCGGCTTGCACTGCAGCGACTACTTGCTCCGCGACCTTTCGCCCGGCTGGCAACCTTTTGCCGCCTGCATGCCGCTGTACGCCAGCTGGGACGATCACGATTACTTCGACAACGACCGTTCAGGAATTCCTTCCGGTTACTCCGCTGCCGACGTGGCTGCCGTTCGTCGAGTGTGGACTGAAAACTGGAATAATCCCTCGTATGGCGAAGCCGACTCTGGCATCTACTTTCACACTCGCATCGGCCCGGTCGACTTAATCATGCTCGACACCCGATCGCTGCGCAAGGCGAAGCCGAAACTCGAGAATGCTTACCTCGGCGATCAGCAGACCGCCTGGCTAAAGAGCGAGCTAAAGCAGTGCCAAGGACCGTTTACCATCATTTCGAGTGGTACTATGTGGAGCAATCAGGTCTCCAACGGCAAAGATTCGTGGGGCGTGTGGGACCCCAACGGCCGCGAGGCCCTGTTTCAACTCATCGAGCAACTCCAGGTGCCCGGCGTGCTGCTGCTCTCTGGCGACCGACACGGCGCCCGCGGCATGCAGATCGCCCGCCCATCGGGTTATACTTTCTACGAGTTCGAACCGGCTTCGCTCGGCGGCATGACCGGCCCCGCGGCCTGGGGCAACGATCGTACTCAGCAATGGTTTGGGCACACCAACATCAAAGCGTTCGGCGAGTTCACCTTCGACACCCGCCCGGCCGATCCCACGGTCACCTTTCGCCTGGTCGACGAGCAAGGCGAAGTGCGGGAGGAACTCACGCTGACTCAAAGCCAGCTCACCGCTGGTCCCAAAGACCAAGCACCATGA
- a CDS encoding ATP-grasp domain-containing protein yields MAATLSEAGSIVTATHGSSPETITSLDHDCVLVRTMPPGSLEQVVFRMDALASLETSGTLVVNPPKAIEAAVDKYLTTSRLSQAGLLTPPTTTCQTVEAAMQAFSDLGGDVVLKPLFGGEGRGIARLTDEALALRAFKLVVQLGGILYLQQFISHEGFDIRVLLVGDTVLAMRRRNALDWRTNISRGAIAEPHEVTDEQLDMATRAAVAVGAPLAGVDLLPGRDGRLYAIEVNAVPGWRAIAQATNVDVADVVLRWIEQQR; encoded by the coding sequence ATGGCAGCGACGCTGAGCGAAGCGGGCTCGATAGTCACCGCGACTCACGGTTCATCTCCAGAGACCATCACCTCGCTCGACCACGATTGTGTGCTGGTGCGAACGATGCCGCCTGGTTCGCTGGAGCAGGTCGTGTTTCGCATGGATGCCCTGGCCAGCCTCGAGACGTCGGGAACGCTGGTCGTGAATCCTCCCAAGGCCATCGAAGCCGCGGTGGACAAGTACCTGACCACAAGCCGACTGTCCCAAGCTGGGTTGCTCACTCCGCCGACGACCACGTGCCAGACCGTCGAAGCAGCGATGCAAGCGTTCTCCGATCTTGGAGGCGACGTGGTACTAAAGCCCCTGTTCGGCGGCGAAGGTCGCGGCATCGCACGACTCACCGATGAAGCCCTCGCTCTGCGGGCGTTCAAGCTCGTCGTGCAACTCGGTGGCATTCTCTACCTGCAGCAGTTCATTTCCCACGAGGGTTTCGACATCCGCGTGCTACTGGTCGGCGACACGGTGCTCGCCATGCGGCGGCGGAACGCACTCGACTGGCGAACCAATATTAGCCGCGGAGCCATTGCGGAACCTCACGAAGTGACCGACGAACAACTCGACATGGCTACCCGCGCCGCAGTAGCGGTCGGTGCCCCTTTGGCTGGTGTCGACTTACTGCCCGGGCGCGATGGCCGGCTGTATGCCATCGAAGTGAACGCGGTACCTGGTTGGCGGGCCATAGCCCAGGCGACCAATGTCGACGTCGCGGATGTGGTACTTCGCTGGATCGAACAACAGCGCTGA